One genomic region from Streptomyces sp. NBC_00582 encodes:
- a CDS encoding cupin domain-containing protein, with the protein MTHSFALHIPDAALEPEPLDPAQIVSGTPEVTGKVVWESADGRRIRGVWQITPGVVTDTEADELFVVISGSATIEIEGGPTLTVGPGDLAVLREGDRTTWTVHETLRKAYAIDL; encoded by the coding sequence ATGACCCACAGCTTCGCTCTGCACATCCCCGACGCCGCCCTCGAACCCGAACCGCTCGACCCGGCGCAGATCGTCTCCGGCACCCCCGAGGTGACCGGGAAGGTCGTGTGGGAGTCCGCGGACGGCCGGCGGATCAGGGGTGTCTGGCAGATCACTCCGGGGGTCGTCACCGACACGGAGGCGGACGAGCTGTTCGTCGTGATCAGCGGTTCGGCGACCATCGAGATCGAGGGCGGCCCCACCCTCACCGTCGGTCCGGGCGACCTGGCGGTACTGCGGGAGGGCGACCGGACGACCTGGACGGTCCACGAGACCCTGCGCAAGGCGTACGCGATCGACCTCTGA